The sequence AGCACTATCGACtaagttggaaccaagttccaaggccataattgttgcaccccactctcacctaaaaatctacttaaatcagataatattggaccttcaatagcactaACAGATGCTGAAATCGTAATCTcaccactaaccttggctataaatagcagaagtttgggaggaagagggggttgagaaaaatagagagaaaacagtcaagtgaGGAGAAGAAactgagtgttgctttgagtctctctgccaaGAACGACCCAGAataggaaatcctcaagcccactacaaataaattgtgagcccacgTGAGTTAAGGCCCAACAGCCTTATCCCTGGTTcccacaattggcgcccaccgtggggctctcctacgaaactgtggttcgactgagactcaaacaAAGGAAATGTTCGAGGAGCGTTCAGGAGGGCGTGCGTTGAGTAGTTCCataggatcttctcggggatcgacgtggagggagagaaggcagaaaCGGCGGGAGGATAGGGAGCACCCCAGAGGAGAGGAAAGGTCCGGATTGGGAGAAGGGTCGGCCCAGACACACCGAACGGTTTCAGGCGTCTCGGCAGTATGATGACAGAGACCGAGAACTGGAGCGGTTGCGCAGATTGATAATGGATTTAGAgttggaagcaaggggtcggcgCCAAGAAAGGAATCGTAACCCCTAGCAAAGGAGAAATCGGGGCGAGGAGGGTTCCAGCCGATCTGGTACGCAACGATTTCGAGACCGATCACGCTCTCAAGAGTCACACCGGCACTCCTGGGAGGCACGTCATCAGCGGGACCGTTCACGGTCGCATGAATACGGTGACCGAGGGTCAGAATCACCCGAGGAACGGCAGCACCACAATGCCGCCATGGATGCCATGAGCTGAGCCTTACGGATGGCTGCCTGGTCGCCGTTCTCCGATGAgattgaacgggcccctatgccgagcagattcacgAGACCGCCATTCAATTCCTACGAGGGGAAGAcggaccccgtggagcatgtcaGTCGTTACATCCatatgatgtctttgcatgcacacaatgatgcattgatgtgtaaagtATTCCTCTCTAGTCTCGGCTCAACGGccctgagatggttcaatgggctACGGAAAGGCTCCATACATAGCTtcgccgagctgattcaagagtttGGCAATAGATTTGTGACATGCAGCCGAGTGCAACAGCTGGTTGACGCGTTACTTTCCATGAAGATAAGGGTCGaagaaacccttcggagttatgccagccgatactgggaactctacaacgagattggtggagggAATGAGAAAATTGCGGTAAACACCTTCAGAATGGGGCTCTCCGAAGACTCTGAATTACAAGAATCGTTGATAAAaagaccccccgaggatatgaggcaaccgatgagacgcatagaggagtacaaacgcctggaggacGACCGGCTGCagagcagggggaaagctccgGTAACTAGGAAATCTCGGCAAGGTGTTGTGCTGGCAAGACCCAAAAaagacttcagaatgcaggaacCAGAGGTGCAAATCGAAAGGGTTAATGTGGCATTTAAAGAACCCGTGCACAAAATCTTGGAGCGAATCAAGAACGAgtcattcttcaggtggccaaacaaaatggggggcgacccgTCCCAGAagaaccaaaacctatactgcacctatcacagagacaaagGACACACCGCCGAGCAGtgtcgggtattaaaagatcatctcgggcAGCTAGTAAAGGCAGGGTACCTGAAAGAGTTTGTGGTAGACTCCACTGATCGAGAAGCCGGTCAGGGCGTCCAACAGAGAAGGAACCCCCTCCCACCTCCactgggggtaatcgaagtcatccatgctgCACCAAGAGGAACGACAACAGCAAAAATGGTATTAACAGTTGCTTGCACGGGAGGAGATTCAAccgagaagaagaaaaaggttgAACGGCtgaccatctcgttcggagaagacgatttGGAAGGAACGGTCCAACCTcatgacgatgctttggtggtgacggCCAGGATAAGCGGgttcctggtgaagagggtaatgatCGACCAAGGAAGCGGGGCTGACATCATGTACTCGGATCTCTTCGAAGGTCTCGGATTgaagacccaggatttggcgaagtatgacaCGCCACTGGTTTTATTTGACAGGAGAGTCGTAATTCCCGAGGGACAAATCTCTCTCCcggtggacatggaaggcaagggagTTATAGCTACCTTCATAGTAGTCAAATCATTCTCACCGTATACCGCAATCCTGGggaggccgtggattcacgccatgAAGGCTATTccgtccacccttcacgtgAAAGTTAAATTTCCCACTGAGTATGGAGTTGCCGAGGTAAGGGGGAACCAACAAGTGGCGAGGCGGTGTCTTGTCGTCACGGTCAGATGGAAAAATGTGCAGCTCGGACAAGCTGaacaggccgagaaagaaacttcatagcaattacagaagccCCGAGGGGAAACGGGGGCGGACGTGGCCGAGGAGGTATTGAAGAACGTAGATGTTTTCGCATGGAACCCATATGAAGTGCCCGGcatagatcccgagttcattgtccacaaacTCAACGTGGACCCATCATTTCCCCtgaagaagcagaaaccgagaagagcaTCAAAGGAACATGTCGACGTAGTAAACCTGGAGGTCCAGCGGCTGAAGGAGGCTGGAGtcataaaagaaatattcttCCCGAGATGGCTAGCAAACActgtggtagtgaagaagaagaacggtaaatggagagtttgtgtggacttcatAGACTTGAACAgggcatgtcccaaggacccattcccaaTGCCCAAGACTGATCAACTAGTAGATGCCACGTATGGGCACCCAAGGATGAGTTTCCTGGATGCCTTTCAGGGCTACCATcagattgccttggcgcccgaGGATCGAGAAAAGATAGCATTTATATCCTcgaatgcaaactatcactacgaggtcatgccgtttggattgaagaacgtCGGAGCCACGTACcagcgaatgatgacgagaatgttccgagaaaaaattggatgcacggttgaagtatatattgacgacatggtggtaaaaagcagaaAAGAGTCACAGCATACGGAAGACCTCCGGGGAGTATTCGAGATACTACGGCGGCATAAATTGCGcctgaatgccgagaagtgcactttcggagtgggggctggcaagttcctgggatatctgatctctactcggaGAATATAGGCTAACCCCGACCAATAGAGGCCGTGAACtgcctcaaaccaccaagcaaccccaaggaggtgcaagtgctcactggaatgttagcAGCCCTAAACCGATTCATCTCCAAGTTTGCCGATCGCTGCTGGCCGTTTTATCAATttctgaagaagtggaaggggtttcgttGGGACGAGGGATGTGATGAGGCTTTTCGAGAACTGAAGGAATACTTGGCAAAGGCGCCAaggttgacggccccggagcccggggaggatttgtttatgtacctctCAGTCACCGACCATGCCGT is a genomic window of Quercus lobata isolate SW786 chromosome 2, ValleyOak3.0 Primary Assembly, whole genome shotgun sequence containing:
- the LOC115969560 gene encoding uncharacterized protein LOC115969560 translates to MQEPEVQIERVNVAFKEPVHKILERIKNESFFRWPNKMGGDPSQKNQNLYCTYHRDKGHTAEQCRVLKDHLGQLVKAGYLKEFVVDSTDREAGQGVQQRRNPLPPPLGVIEVIHAAPRGTTTAKMVLTVACTGGDSTEKKKKVERLTISFGEDDLEGTVQPHDDALVVTARISGFLVKRVMIDQGSGADIMYSDLFEGLGLKTQDLAKYDTPLVLFDRRVVIPEGQISLPVDMEGKGVIATFIVVKSFSPYTAILGRPWIHAMKAIPSTLHVKVKFPTEYGVAEVRGNQQVARRCLVVTVRWKNVQLGQAEQAEKETS